A window from Nitrospira sp. ND1 encodes these proteins:
- a CDS encoding cobyric acid synthase: MSGLAPTIMVQGTASSAGKSLLVTALCRFFRREGLRVAPFKSQNMSLNSAVTIDGLEIGRAQAVQAEASGILSCVDMNPILLKPEGDRRSQVVVLGKSIGSMLATEYHEYKPRLTTVIAESLTRLRSNYDLVVIEGAGSPAEINLKDRDIVNMHVAKLADAPVILVGDIDRGGVFASFVGTMELLEPDERDRVAAFVVNKFRGDLALLTPGLEFLSERTGKPVLGVVPYIKDLRVADEDSVSLEARMARRRPSQQELDVVVVRVPHLSNYDDVEALEHESGVVVRFVEQPDEVAGADLVILPGSKSTVADLAWLRASGFAGAIEARAREGGPLLGVCGGCQMLGEMIDDPHGVESAEPHVRGLGLLALGTHFEQEKVTTQVLARVLCPSFLTDGVGLEEAVHGYEIHMGMVVPHNQQASPFEIQSRNGRTEVRSDGALSSDGMVVGTMLHGLFENEVIRARTLSFLRRRKGIFAGDIIRRIPTKQDEYDRLDAVVRGHLDCELLWRLTGLCPVLPR; this comes from the coding sequence GTGAGCGGACTGGCCCCCACGATCATGGTCCAGGGGACGGCTTCGTCTGCAGGGAAGAGTCTCCTGGTCACGGCCCTCTGCCGGTTTTTCCGCCGCGAAGGACTGCGCGTCGCTCCCTTCAAGTCGCAGAACATGTCGCTGAACTCGGCCGTCACCATCGATGGCCTGGAGATCGGGCGGGCGCAAGCGGTGCAGGCCGAGGCCTCCGGTATTCTGTCCTGCGTGGACATGAATCCGATCCTGCTCAAGCCCGAAGGTGATCGACGCAGCCAAGTCGTGGTACTCGGCAAGTCGATCGGCAGCATGCTGGCGACCGAGTATCACGAGTATAAGCCGCGCCTCACGACCGTGATTGCGGAGTCGTTGACTCGGCTTCGATCGAACTACGATCTGGTTGTGATCGAGGGGGCGGGGAGCCCGGCTGAGATCAATTTGAAGGATCGCGACATCGTTAACATGCATGTGGCCAAGCTGGCGGATGCGCCGGTTATTCTGGTGGGGGATATCGATCGAGGCGGCGTCTTCGCCTCCTTTGTCGGGACGATGGAACTGCTCGAGCCGGACGAGCGGGACAGGGTTGCGGCCTTTGTCGTGAATAAATTTCGCGGCGACCTGGCGTTGCTCACACCGGGGCTCGAGTTTTTGAGCGAGCGCACAGGCAAGCCGGTGCTGGGTGTCGTGCCCTATATCAAAGACCTCCGCGTTGCCGACGAGGATTCCGTATCGCTTGAAGCGCGGATGGCTCGGCGTAGACCCTCCCAGCAGGAACTAGATGTCGTGGTCGTGCGCGTGCCGCACCTCTCCAACTACGACGATGTCGAAGCATTGGAACATGAATCTGGTGTTGTTGTGCGTTTCGTTGAGCAGCCTGACGAAGTTGCGGGTGCCGATCTCGTGATTCTTCCCGGTTCGAAGAGCACAGTGGCAGATCTCGCGTGGCTCCGTGCCAGTGGCTTCGCCGGCGCGATTGAGGCGCGCGCCCGTGAGGGTGGACCGCTCTTAGGTGTATGCGGCGGATGCCAAATGCTTGGTGAGATGATCGACGATCCGCACGGAGTGGAATCGGCGGAGCCTCACGTACGGGGATTGGGACTGCTGGCCCTAGGAACCCACTTCGAGCAGGAGAAAGTCACGACGCAGGTTCTAGCCCGCGTGCTGTGCCCCTCGTTTCTCACCGATGGCGTGGGGCTCGAAGAAGCGGTCCATGGATATGAAATCCATATGGGAATGGTGGTGCCACATAATCAGCAGGCGAGCCCCTTCGAGATTCAGTCGCGGAACGGGCGCACAGAGGTACGCAGTGACGGGGCTCTCAGCAGCGATGGGATGGTGGTGGGTACCATGTTGCATGGCCTGTTCGAGAATGAGGTGATCAGGGCGCGGACTCTTTCTTTCCTGCGTCGGCGCAAGGGGATTTTCGCAGGCGACATCATCCGGCGCATTCCCACGAAACAGGACGAGTACGACCGGCTGGACGCCGTGGTGCGTGGGCATCTCGACTGTGAGCTGCTCTGGCGTCTTACCGGCCTCTGCCCGGTGTTACCACGGTGA
- a CDS encoding cobyrinate a,c-diamide synthase, with translation MTIPRLVIAGTASNVGKTTVMVGLVRALRARGLRVAVFKCGPDYLDPTYHVRAADAPCHNLDGWMMGREAVLSTFMRASQGADIALIEGVMGLFDGASPTGDEGSTAEIAKWLQAPVLLVCDAGGMARSIAALAKGFSTFDAGLQIAGLICNKLGSRGHLELLRKATGGEPPVMGGLLKEPTLAFADRHLGLRSADRATVPEDVFVSWGDRVSEWCDVDAIIALAQSTPVLPEIPTMERIVGEGASCRIGLAFDEAFHFYYDDNLRRLESLGAELVRFSPIHDTHLPDVDGLYFGGGYPEVHAEELSRNLSMRRDVVSFAEAHGPIYGECGGLMYLSNGIKTLDGVLHPMVGLIPGEAEMKDRLQALGYVEVDTKDATMLGPAGLKFRGHQFRYSDFRLPAEVECTYHVRRRRGGEPFQEGYRQGNTLASYVHAHWASNPRLAQGFVQACSAHARRVR, from the coding sequence GTGACGATTCCACGGCTCGTCATCGCCGGCACTGCTAGCAACGTCGGCAAGACGACCGTCATGGTCGGGCTCGTTCGGGCGTTACGTGCGCGGGGGTTGCGAGTGGCCGTCTTCAAGTGTGGCCCCGATTATCTCGATCCGACCTATCATGTTCGTGCGGCTGATGCGCCGTGTCACAATCTCGACGGATGGATGATGGGGCGTGAGGCGGTCCTTTCGACGTTTATGCGCGCGTCGCAAGGGGCAGACATTGCATTAATCGAAGGGGTGATGGGGTTGTTCGACGGCGCGTCACCGACGGGCGATGAAGGCTCGACGGCCGAGATCGCCAAGTGGCTCCAAGCGCCGGTGCTGCTCGTGTGCGATGCGGGAGGGATGGCTCGCAGCATTGCGGCGCTAGCCAAAGGGTTTTCGACCTTCGACGCAGGCTTGCAGATTGCCGGTCTCATTTGTAACAAGCTCGGCAGCCGCGGGCATTTGGAATTGCTCCGCAAGGCGACGGGTGGCGAGCCTCCCGTCATGGGGGGGCTTCTTAAGGAACCTACTTTGGCGTTCGCGGATCGGCATCTGGGTCTACGCAGCGCAGACCGGGCGACGGTCCCGGAGGATGTCTTTGTGTCGTGGGGCGATCGGGTGAGTGAGTGGTGCGATGTCGATGCGATCATCGCGCTGGCGCAATCCACGCCGGTTCTTCCTGAAATTCCTACCATGGAACGGATCGTCGGTGAGGGAGCCAGCTGTCGAATTGGTCTCGCGTTCGACGAGGCGTTCCATTTCTATTATGACGACAACCTCCGCCGTCTTGAGAGTCTTGGTGCGGAGCTCGTGCGGTTTTCTCCCATTCACGATACGCATCTGCCGGATGTGGACGGTCTGTATTTCGGTGGCGGCTACCCGGAGGTTCATGCGGAGGAGCTGTCGCGGAATCTTTCGATGCGTAGGGATGTGGTCTCGTTTGCCGAAGCTCATGGCCCCATCTATGGAGAATGCGGCGGGCTCATGTATTTGTCCAACGGCATCAAGACGCTCGATGGCGTGCTGCATCCCATGGTGGGGCTCATTCCAGGCGAAGCGGAAATGAAAGATCGTTTGCAGGCGCTCGGATATGTCGAGGTGGACACGAAGGACGCGACGATGCTCGGTCCGGCGGGCTTAAAATTTCGAGGCCATCAATTTCGCTATTCGGACTTTCGCCTTCCGGCAGAAGTCGAGTGCACCTACCATGTCCGCCGTCGCCGCGGGGGAGAGCCGTTTCAGGAGGGCTATCGTCAGGGCAATACGCTGGCGTCCTATGTCCATGCCCATTGGGCCTCGAACCCGCGCTTGGCTCAGGGTTTCGTGCAGGCCTGCTCGGCCCATGCCAGGAGGGTCCGGTGA
- the bluB gene encoding 5,6-dimethylbenzimidazole synthase, with amino-acid sequence MTDHAFPEAWRRGLYETITRRRDMRAFLPDPIPNEILARILLAAHQAGSVGLSQPWNFLVVENREVRAQVRAHVEAERLRAAETFDQERREKYLSFKLEGILDAPLNLCVTCDQERFGPTVIGRNTIPETAVYSTCCAIQNLWLAARAEGVGVGWVSIMEPAVLRTILGIPERIVPVAYLCVGFVESFPERPIFESNGWLPRLPLHELVFHDRWDARPRPDLLRALESSRIDGAQATPAPIHSAEGRAQ; translated from the coding sequence ATGACGGATCATGCCTTTCCGGAAGCCTGGCGCCGCGGCCTGTACGAAACGATCACGCGCCGCCGCGACATGCGAGCGTTTCTCCCCGATCCCATTCCAAACGAGATCCTGGCCCGTATTCTCCTAGCAGCGCATCAGGCCGGGTCGGTTGGGCTCTCGCAGCCTTGGAACTTTCTTGTGGTCGAGAATCGTGAGGTTCGTGCGCAGGTGCGAGCCCATGTTGAGGCCGAACGGCTGCGCGCGGCGGAGACGTTCGATCAGGAACGCCGCGAGAAGTATCTCTCCTTCAAGCTGGAAGGGATCCTTGATGCGCCCCTCAATCTCTGTGTCACCTGCGACCAGGAGCGGTTCGGGCCGACGGTGATCGGGCGGAACACCATTCCAGAAACGGCGGTGTATAGCACGTGCTGCGCGATCCAAAACCTCTGGTTGGCAGCTCGGGCAGAAGGGGTCGGTGTCGGGTGGGTGAGTATTATGGAGCCGGCGGTCCTTCGCACGATCCTCGGAATTCCGGAACGGATTGTTCCGGTGGCCTATCTCTGCGTCGGGTTCGTGGAGAGTTTTCCTGAGCGGCCAATTTTTGAGAGTAATGGCTGGTTGCCACGACTGCCGCTGCATGAGTTGGTGTTTCATGACCGCTGGGACGCGCGGCCCAGGCCCGATCTCCTCCGCGCACTTGAGTCGAGCCGGATCGACGGAGCGCAAGCGACACCTGCACCGATACACTCCGCGGAAGGCAGAGCCCAATGA
- the cobA gene encoding uroporphyrinogen-III C-methyltransferase has product MPTEPETRTGMVYLVGAGPGDPGLLTVRALELLRAADVVAYDELVSQAILSLVRSEAELLPVGRRHGEGAIGYRLHPEVLARVKAGRTVIRLKAGDPLIFGRGGEEAEELAEAGIPCTIVPGISSALGAAAYAGIPLTHRLHASDVTFLSGHDVEGSRSLTDWSKAASGKGTLVLFMAARKLSANLQRLIQAGRSAETPAAYIASATTSEQNVIVGTLATLPEKIQHVDLAIPALVIVGDVVGLRERIAWFERRPLAGRRLLVARARPGRSAMASDFRALGAEVLESPEVEAVSLSGGSPLDTALVRLHEFRGIVFGCAAGVDAILSHGPTLDVPVIAVGAAAAQALSRHGLAAEVSLRGACQEAVEEQSSFFQKGRFLLVTAEGGRPNLYNELTKVGAEVEAVAAYRYVHRMPTAPLPPIDLVVLPSSSAARTVLSGDVGKPLLGLPMAAIGPQTEAAARQCGARSVSLAKEDTVISLVSLVVSMVGKL; this is encoded by the coding sequence GTGCCGACTGAGCCGGAAACTCGAACAGGCATGGTCTATCTGGTCGGGGCAGGACCAGGCGATCCAGGGTTGCTCACGGTCCGTGCGCTGGAATTGCTGCGTGCCGCAGATGTCGTGGCCTACGATGAGTTGGTCTCGCAAGCTATTCTTTCTCTCGTCAGGTCGGAGGCTGAACTGCTGCCGGTGGGCCGGCGTCATGGTGAGGGCGCGATAGGCTATCGATTGCATCCGGAGGTGCTGGCTCGCGTCAAGGCAGGCAGGACCGTCATTCGCTTGAAGGCGGGAGATCCGCTGATCTTCGGGCGGGGCGGGGAGGAAGCGGAGGAGCTGGCGGAAGCAGGCATTCCCTGCACGATCGTTCCAGGCATTTCTTCGGCTCTTGGCGCCGCTGCCTATGCGGGCATTCCTCTGACCCATCGGCTGCATGCCTCCGATGTGACCTTCCTGAGCGGCCACGATGTCGAGGGGAGCCGGAGTCTCACTGATTGGTCCAAGGCTGCCAGCGGCAAGGGCACTCTGGTGTTGTTCATGGCTGCCAGAAAACTTTCGGCGAATCTTCAGCGATTGATTCAGGCAGGCCGCTCCGCTGAGACTCCCGCTGCCTATATCGCTTCCGCCACCACTTCAGAACAGAACGTCATTGTCGGAACCCTGGCGACCCTTCCGGAAAAAATACAGCACGTTGATCTTGCTATTCCGGCTCTCGTCATCGTGGGTGATGTCGTCGGATTGCGTGAACGGATTGCCTGGTTCGAGCGCCGTCCGTTGGCGGGACGCCGCCTGCTGGTCGCCCGCGCGCGCCCTGGCCGCTCTGCCATGGCTAGCGATTTCCGCGCGCTCGGTGCCGAGGTGCTGGAAAGTCCCGAGGTCGAAGCGGTCTCTCTCAGTGGAGGGTCTCCCCTCGATACCGCGCTAGTTCGCCTCCATGAATTCCGCGGCATCGTCTTCGGCTGCGCGGCCGGTGTCGATGCGATCTTGTCCCATGGTCCCACCCTTGACGTGCCGGTCATCGCAGTCGGGGCAGCGGCGGCGCAGGCGTTGTCACGCCATGGCCTCGCTGCCGAAGTTTCGCTGCGAGGCGCCTGTCAGGAAGCGGTGGAAGAGCAGTCGTCGTTTTTTCAGAAGGGGCGATTCCTTCTCGTAACAGCGGAGGGGGGCCGCCCCAACTTATACAACGAACTCACGAAGGTCGGCGCGGAGGTCGAAGCGGTGGCCGCCTATCGGTATGTGCACCGGATGCCGACGGCTCCCTTGCCGCCAATCGATCTTGTGGTGCTGCCCAGCTCCTCGGCGGCTCGCACCGTGCTTTCTGGTGATGTCGGCAAGCCTCTGTTGGGTCTGCCGATGGCGGCGATCGGGCCTCAGACCGAGGCCGCGGCGCGTCAATGTGGGGCTCGGTCTGTATCGTTGGCGAAGGAAGATACTGTGATCTCGTTGGTCTCGCTTGTGGTGTCGATGGTGGGGAAACTATGA
- the cobM gene encoding precorrin-4 C(11)-methyltransferase, with protein sequence MRVYIIGAGPGDPKLLTLRGAELIASCPVVLYTGSLVPKEVIARARADAKVMDSSGMTLEQIVEVIVAAHDADQDVARVHTGDPMIFGSTAEQMRRLTELGIGYEIIPGVSSFTAAAAALGRELTLPELSQTVILTRAEGRTSMPEGEKLEALAKHQATLALFLSITLLKDVVRDLTPSYGADCPVAVVHKASWPDQVIVTGTLADIADKVRAAKLNSTSMVLVGRVLTATEFANSKLYDPEFTHRFRKGEPAVKTQGEMRAD encoded by the coding sequence ATGCGTGTCTATATTATTGGAGCGGGTCCGGGCGATCCCAAACTGCTCACGCTTCGCGGAGCGGAGTTGATCGCGTCTTGTCCCGTCGTGCTCTACACAGGCTCGCTGGTCCCCAAGGAAGTCATCGCCCGTGCCAGGGCTGACGCGAAGGTGATGGACTCGTCGGGGATGACGCTCGAACAGATCGTCGAGGTGATCGTGGCCGCCCACGATGCGGACCAGGATGTGGCGCGGGTCCATACGGGTGATCCGATGATCTTCGGGTCCACTGCCGAACAGATGCGCCGGTTGACGGAGTTGGGGATCGGCTACGAGATTATTCCCGGTGTCTCCTCCTTCACCGCGGCGGCGGCGGCGTTGGGCCGAGAACTCACCCTGCCGGAACTGTCTCAGACGGTGATTCTGACCAGGGCGGAGGGGCGGACCTCGATGCCGGAGGGAGAAAAACTGGAAGCCCTGGCGAAGCATCAAGCAACCTTGGCGCTATTTTTAAGTATCACGCTTCTCAAGGATGTCGTTCGTGATTTGACTCCGTCGTATGGAGCCGATTGTCCCGTGGCGGTGGTGCATAAGGCGTCGTGGCCAGATCAGGTGATTGTCACAGGGACCCTGGCGGATATTGCCGACAAAGTGAGAGCGGCCAAGCTCAATTCGACCTCGATGGTATTGGTGGGGCGTGTGCTCACGGCGACCGAGTTTGCCAATTCGAAGTTGTACGATCCAGAGTTTACCCATCGGTTCCGGAAGGGCGAGCCTGCGGTGAAGACGCAAGGAGAGATGCGTGCCGACTGA
- a CDS encoding precorrin-3B C(17)-methyltransferase, giving the protein MALVGRLAGAILAETEGQFFLVGNPKEPCDFVAVGFESPGVIDAMERPFIRLSPLRPVQIPQPYVTMNVEGEVLVRLLVDRFVIQRNGSVSDRLWRLVTDPKQENRAVPGGTIDARWLGEIPAEIWQIVRETVLKCT; this is encoded by the coding sequence ATGGCGCTGGTCGGACGTTTAGCCGGGGCCATTCTGGCCGAGACGGAAGGGCAGTTCTTTCTGGTGGGCAATCCCAAGGAGCCCTGCGATTTCGTCGCGGTGGGGTTCGAGTCTCCTGGCGTGATCGATGCCATGGAGCGGCCCTTTATCAGGCTCTCGCCCCTTCGTCCGGTTCAGATTCCGCAACCGTACGTGACCATGAACGTCGAGGGAGAAGTCTTGGTTCGGTTGCTGGTCGATCGGTTCGTCATCCAGCGGAATGGATCGGTGAGCGATCGCCTTTGGCGTTTGGTGACCGATCCCAAGCAGGAAAACCGCGCGGTGCCTGGTGGCACGATCGACGCGCGGTGGCTAGGCGAAATCCCGGCAGAGATTTGGCAGATTGTGCGAGAGACCGTGTTGAAGTGTACGTAA
- the cobJ gene encoding precorrin-3B C(17)-methyltransferase: MSEARGILYVVGIGPGAQDHATPAALKAIAESQLVVGYSTYIKLVRHLLEGKEIIKTGMTEEIGRARAAIERARDGATVSLISSGDAGVYGMAGLVFQVLKEMGWKRGDSPELRLIPGMTALNSCASLVGAPLVHDSCSISLSDLLTPWSVIERRIEAAASADFVIGLYNPASGRRTRQIVDAQAIIRRHREGDTPVALVKSAYRDMEQVILTDLDTFLDYEIGMLTTVIIGSSNTFMFEGYMVTPRGYTNKYRFDGAVLPGQRPGFSLVVPPASEAD, from the coding sequence ATGAGCGAGGCAAGAGGAATTCTTTATGTCGTGGGGATTGGGCCTGGCGCGCAGGACCATGCGACTCCGGCGGCCTTGAAGGCGATTGCCGAGTCCCAGCTCGTGGTCGGCTACAGCACCTATATTAAGCTGGTCCGCCATCTGCTCGAAGGAAAAGAGATCATCAAGACCGGGATGACGGAAGAGATTGGCCGTGCCCGTGCCGCCATTGAACGGGCACGAGATGGCGCGACGGTGTCGTTGATCTCCTCTGGCGATGCGGGAGTCTACGGCATGGCAGGTTTGGTCTTTCAGGTGTTGAAAGAAATGGGCTGGAAGAGGGGCGATTCACCGGAGCTCCGGCTCATTCCAGGGATGACCGCGCTCAATTCCTGCGCCTCCCTGGTCGGCGCGCCGCTGGTCCATGACTCGTGCTCGATTTCGCTGTCGGATCTGCTGACCCCCTGGTCTGTGATCGAGCGCAGGATCGAGGCGGCGGCCAGCGCGGACTTCGTGATCGGTTTATACAATCCGGCCAGCGGCAGGCGCACGAGGCAGATCGTGGATGCCCAGGCGATTATCCGGCGTCATCGTGAGGGAGACACGCCAGTGGCCCTCGTGAAGAGCGCCTATCGCGATATGGAGCAGGTCATTCTGACCGATCTGGACACCTTCTTGGATTACGAGATCGGGATGTTGACCACCGTCATTATCGGGTCGAGCAATACCTTCATGTTCGAAGGCTACATGGTCACGCCGCGCGGCTATACCAACAAGTATCGTTTCGACGGGGCCGTGCTTCCCGGTCAGAGGCCGGGGTTCTCGCTCGTCGTGCCTCCTGCGTCGGAGGCGGACTGA
- a CDS encoding cobalt-precorrin 5A hydrolase: MTAERTPFAVYAITKHGIAIASRLLPHLSGADLFVSEKLIASAPAGARRLPLPMGPALTETFSAYDCHIFIISVGAVVRMIAPLLKNKKVDPAVVCIDDAARFSICVLSGHVGRGNIFTERVATALGAQSVVTTASDAIGTLTVDILGRDLGWTLDDMDRNVTRGCAAVVNATKVLFVQETGEPDWWPAEKPLPEGVRYATSLEGVDPNEFEILLIATDREIGLSHPAHWTNAVIYRPKSLVLGIGCDRGTAPDLVERGVLALLAKQGLSPKSVKELATIDVKKDEPALLALSEKYGWPLRLYPAAQLDAVPGIQNPSETVKQHVGSRGVSEPAALLAAGVEELLVPKQIYTEPGAGRSMTLAVARRAFVKRPMEVGSL, translated from the coding sequence ATGACCGCCGAACGCACACCGTTTGCCGTCTATGCCATTACGAAGCATGGGATTGCGATTGCCTCCCGCTTGCTGCCGCACCTGTCCGGCGCGGACCTCTTCGTTTCGGAGAAGCTGATCGCCTCGGCGCCGGCCGGTGCGCGACGCTTGCCGCTTCCGATGGGCCCGGCGTTGACCGAGACCTTTTCTGCGTACGATTGCCATATTTTCATTATCAGTGTCGGAGCCGTGGTGCGGATGATTGCGCCGCTCTTGAAGAACAAGAAGGTCGATCCGGCGGTAGTCTGCATCGACGACGCCGCGCGGTTTTCGATCTGTGTCCTGTCGGGCCACGTCGGGCGCGGCAATATCTTTACCGAACGAGTCGCGACCGCCTTGGGTGCGCAGTCGGTGGTAACGACTGCGTCTGATGCAATTGGCACGTTGACCGTAGATATTCTGGGCCGCGATCTTGGATGGACGCTCGACGATATGGACCGCAATGTGACGAGGGGCTGCGCCGCGGTGGTGAATGCGACCAAGGTGCTGTTTGTGCAGGAAACGGGAGAGCCGGACTGGTGGCCGGCTGAGAAGCCCTTGCCGGAAGGTGTCCGCTATGCGACGTCGCTAGAGGGAGTGGATCCGAACGAGTTTGAAATTCTGCTGATCGCCACGGATCGCGAGATCGGCTTGTCGCATCCGGCCCATTGGACGAATGCCGTGATCTATCGTCCGAAGAGTCTCGTGTTGGGGATCGGCTGCGACAGGGGAACGGCTCCCGATCTGGTAGAGCGGGGAGTCTTGGCCCTCTTGGCCAAACAGGGCCTCTCCCCCAAGTCGGTGAAAGAGCTGGCGACGATCGACGTCAAGAAGGATGAGCCGGCATTGCTGGCCTTGAGCGAGAAATATGGCTGGCCGTTGCGTCTCTATCCGGCTGCGCAATTGGACGCGGTGCCGGGCATCCAGAATCCCTCGGAGACGGTGAAGCAGCATGTCGGCTCGCGCGGGGTTTCGGAGCCGGCGGCATTGCTCGCGGCAGGGGTGGAGGAGCTCCTCGTGCCCAAGCAGATTTATACGGAGCCGGGAGCGGGGCGCTCGATGACCTTGGCCGTGGCGCGGCGGGCCTTCGTGAAACGGCCGATGGAGGTGGGCAGCCTATGA